In a single window of the Xiphophorus couchianus chromosome 10, X_couchianus-1.0, whole genome shotgun sequence genome:
- the qrfprb gene encoding pyroglutamylated RF-amide peptide receptor produces MAAASTDSGQGSSKITPEVLREMLQFYNLSRQEFINTYNIQPLVYIPELPYSAKTTFVIMYVVIFVLALAGNSLVIYIVLKKRAIQTATDIFICSLAVSDLLITFFCIPFTLLQNISSEWFGGVLVCKTVPFVQTTAIVTGILTMTCIAIERYQGIVFPLKMRRQYSSKRAYKMLGLVWIASVIVGSPMLFVQQLEVKYDFLYDHYHVCCQESWSSLTYRQAYTTFIMVALFLLPLAAMLFLYTRIAIELWIRKRVGDASVLNTMNHREIGKISRKKKRAVKMMVTIVLLFTICWAPFHTVHMLFEYNDLEKKYDGVTLNMIIAIVQAIGFFNSFNNPIVYAFMNENFKKSCVSTLSHCLRKPNHQGAATVAPRLSVQFIKPQSREAFVNADEDNSSEQHSAERGASCSSHRESSLGIIGEKISTIQTELPPNSSSQVK; encoded by the exons ATGGCAGCAGCCTCGACAGATTCGGGACAGGGTTCCTCCAAAATTACCCCCGAAGTGCTGCGGGAGATGCTCCAGTTCTACAACCTGAGCCGCCAGGAGTTCATCAACACTTACAACATCCAGCCGCTCGTCTACATTCCCGAGCTGCCGTACAGCGCCAAGACCACCTTCGTCATCATGTATGTGGTGATCTTCGTCCTGGCGCTGGCCGGAAACAGTCTGGTCATCTACATAGTTCTGAAGAAGCGGGCGATACAGACAGCCACGGACATCTTCATCTGCTCCCTGGCGGTCAGCGACCTCCTCATCACTTTCTTCTGCATACCCTTCACTTTGTTACAGAACATCTCGTCTGAATGGTTTGGAG GGGTTCTCGTTTGCAAGACAGTTCCTTTTGTGCAGACCACAGCCATAGTGACAGGCATCCTGACAATGACCTGCATCGCCATTGAAAGATACCAGGGCATCGTCTTCCCTCTGAAAATGAGGCGGCAGTACTCGTCTAAACGAGCGTACAAGATGCTTG GGCTTGTATGGATTGCTTCTGTAATAGTGGGTTCACCGATGCTATTTGTGCAGCAGCTAGAG GTGAAGTATGACTTTCTGTACGATCACTACCACGTGTGCTGTCAGGAGAGTTGGAGTTCGCTGACCTACAGACAGGCGTACACCACCTTCATCATGGTGGCTCTGTTCCTGCTCCCTCTGGCAGCCATGCTGTTCCTCTACACACGCATCGCTATTGAGCTGTGGATTCGCAAGCGGGTGGGCGATGCGTCGGTCCTGAATACCATGAACCACAGGGAGATTGGCAAGATCTCCAG gaaaaagaaaagagctgTGAAAATGATGGTCACAATCGTCTTGCTATTCACCATTTGCTGGGCTCCTTTCCACACAGTCCACATGCTGTTTGAGTACA ATGATCTGGAAAAGAAGTATGATGGCGTCACCCTGAACATGATCATCGCCATTGTTCAGGCCATTGGATTCTTCAACAGCTTCAACAATCCAATCGTGTATGCCTTCATGAATGAGAACTTCAAGAAGAGCTGTGTTTCTACCCTCTCCCACTGTCTCCGTAAACCGAACCATCAGGGTGCCGCCACAGTCGCTCCGAGACTAAGCGTGCAGTTCATCAAACCACAAAGCAGAGAAGCCTTCGTGAACGCAGATGAAGACAACAGCTCAGAGCAGCACTcggcagagaggggagcttcaTGCTCATCGCACAGAGAGAGCTCCCTGGGAATTATTGGAGAGAAAATTTCAACCATCCAAACTGAGCTCCCTCCGAACAGCTCTTCTCAAGTCAAATAA